A section of the Serratia liquefaciens ATCC 27592 genome encodes:
- the iolG gene encoding inositol 2-dehydrogenase encodes MIRIAILGAGRIGQVHAANVARHNDAFLTAVADPVIENAKALTAAWGGVALADPLEAIQNPDIDAVIIGTPTHTHIDLMLAAAKAGKAVLCEKPVDLDINKAYAAQRALGEHASQVMLGFNRRFDLGFSEINQRIRSGDIGDLHQVIITSRDPGLAPMGYLKNSGGIFRDMVIHDFDLARWILGEEPVEVFATGSRLFAPELEALGDYDTVMVQLRTASGKQCQINCSRQAIYGYDQRMEVFGSGGMLLNDNLRATPVRRYSKQETEARGPLLNFFMERYSDAYRLEIDAFISAIKQGTPMPITVHDGCMALRLADAAQLSADTHAAVALD; translated from the coding sequence ATGATCAGAATTGCGATTCTCGGTGCCGGGCGTATCGGTCAGGTACATGCGGCGAATGTGGCTCGTCATAACGATGCTTTTCTTACCGCTGTTGCAGACCCTGTTATCGAAAATGCCAAAGCGTTGACCGCGGCCTGGGGGGGCGTTGCGTTAGCTGACCCGCTTGAAGCCATTCAAAACCCTGATATTGATGCCGTCATCATAGGCACACCCACGCATACCCATATTGATCTGATGCTGGCCGCGGCTAAAGCCGGCAAGGCGGTACTGTGCGAAAAGCCGGTGGATTTGGATATCAACAAGGCGTATGCGGCGCAAAGGGCACTGGGCGAGCATGCCAGTCAGGTCATGCTGGGCTTCAATCGCCGGTTTGATCTGGGGTTTAGTGAGATTAACCAACGTATCCGCAGTGGCGATATTGGCGACCTTCATCAGGTGATCATTACCAGTCGAGATCCTGGATTGGCGCCCATGGGCTATTTGAAAAACTCGGGAGGAATTTTCCGCGACATGGTGATCCACGATTTTGACCTTGCCCGCTGGATCCTGGGCGAAGAGCCGGTGGAGGTGTTTGCAACCGGCAGCCGTCTGTTCGCCCCTGAACTGGAGGCGTTGGGCGATTATGACACTGTAATGGTGCAATTGCGCACCGCCTCAGGCAAACAGTGTCAGATCAACTGCAGTCGCCAGGCAATCTATGGCTATGACCAACGTATGGAGGTCTTCGGTTCCGGGGGGATGTTGTTGAATGACAACCTGCGGGCGACTCCGGTTAGACGTTATAGCAAGCAAGAAACCGAAGCGCGTGGGCCATTGCTTAACTTCTTCATGGAGCGCTATAGCGATGCCTACCGGCTGGAAATAGACGCTTTTATCTCGGCAATTAAGCAGGGCACACCTATGCCGATCACGGTGCATGACGGTTGCATGGCCCTGAGGTTGGCGGATGCCGCTCAGCTTTCCGCAGACACTCATGCGGCTGTGGCGCTGGATTGA
- a CDS encoding NAD-dependent succinate-semialdehyde dehydrogenase, with amino-acid sequence MYDNFGQFINGEWCTGRGTERITVIDPGKGCELGQIKAASAVDTLVALDCADRAFPGWKNTPAWQRADLLQAVARAMVAITQEAAVMVSKESGKPLAQAKREWELSVDQFIWHAEEARRIYGRIVESRVPAGRCEVLHEPIGVVAAFTAWNFPVVLVARKLAPALAAGCTVVLRPSSEVPGSAMLIFECLRQAGLPAGVANLVVGPTATTYGPLMSSPTVRKVSLTGSTQIGRQMIRDSASTIKRLSMELGGNAPVVIFNDADIDKALDLSVATKFANSGQVCVTGDRFYVHEHCYQAFVEGFARRASQLNVGYGLDEGTTMGPLINMKRLHAIEDIVTDARAKGGRVVTGGHRLELGGGYFYAPTVIADLPDDALAMAEENFGPIAAITSFSDSEALWDRVNNSNFALSAYAFTRDPARIREAVSRFESGMVGINSYALAAAEVPFGGIKASGMGREGGSEGIHDYMNTKLAQIVV; translated from the coding sequence ATGTATGACAATTTTGGACAGTTTATCAACGGTGAGTGGTGTACCGGCCGTGGCACCGAAAGGATAACGGTGATCGACCCGGGCAAGGGCTGCGAGTTGGGTCAGATTAAGGCGGCGTCTGCGGTGGATACGCTGGTTGCGTTGGACTGTGCCGATCGAGCATTTCCCGGCTGGAAAAACACACCGGCCTGGCAACGAGCGGATCTGCTTCAGGCGGTAGCGCGTGCCATGGTGGCGATAACGCAAGAAGCTGCAGTGATGGTTTCGAAAGAAAGTGGCAAACCCTTGGCGCAGGCAAAACGTGAATGGGAGCTGTCTGTCGATCAGTTTATTTGGCATGCGGAAGAGGCGCGGCGCATCTATGGGCGAATTGTCGAAAGTCGCGTTCCCGCAGGCCGCTGCGAAGTCCTGCATGAGCCGATCGGCGTGGTGGCGGCGTTCACCGCCTGGAATTTCCCGGTGGTATTGGTGGCCCGCAAACTGGCCCCCGCACTTGCCGCAGGCTGTACGGTGGTATTACGTCCTTCGAGTGAAGTACCGGGTTCCGCGATGCTGATCTTCGAATGTTTGCGTCAGGCTGGGCTGCCGGCCGGCGTCGCCAACCTGGTGGTGGGGCCGACTGCAACCACCTATGGGCCTTTAATGTCATCGCCAACGGTCAGGAAGGTTTCCCTGACTGGCTCCACGCAAATCGGTCGGCAGATGATCCGCGATTCTGCATCAACCATCAAGCGGCTCAGCATGGAGTTGGGCGGCAATGCGCCAGTAGTCATTTTTAACGACGCCGATATCGATAAAGCGCTAGATCTCTCAGTTGCCACGAAATTTGCCAACAGTGGTCAGGTGTGTGTAACCGGCGATCGTTTTTATGTCCATGAACACTGCTATCAGGCCTTTGTGGAAGGCTTCGCTCGGCGAGCCAGCCAGCTGAATGTGGGTTATGGGCTCGATGAGGGCACCACCATGGGGCCGCTTATCAACATGAAACGGCTTCACGCGATCGAAGACATCGTTACCGACGCGCGCGCCAAAGGCGGAAGGGTGGTGACTGGCGGGCATCGTCTTGAACTTGGCGGGGGCTATTTTTATGCGCCCACGGTGATTGCCGATTTACCCGACGATGCGCTCGCAATGGCTGAGGAGAATTTCGGCCCCATTGCGGCAATCACTTCTTTTAGCGACAGCGAAGCCTTATGGGACAGGGTTAACAATTCCAATTTTGCTCTCTCGGCCTATGCCTTTACGCGAGATCCGGCTCGGATCCGCGAAGCCGTTTCTCGCTTCGAGTCCGGCATGGTGGGGATCAACAGCTATGCGCTGGCAGCGGCTGAAGTGCCGTTCGGGGGGATCAAGGCCAGCGGTATGGGACGTGAAGGGGGTTCAGAAGGTATCCACGACTACATGAACACCAAACTTGCACAGATCGTGGTTTAA
- a CDS encoding hydroxyacid dehydrogenase, with protein sequence MPHVLVAGKIHDAGLAILRNAPGFTVQLVAEVSVESYAPYLAEADALLIRTQPLSAKEIQTARRLRIVSRHGVGYDSVDVAALTERQIPLTIIGDVNSLSVAEHTFSLLLALAKRLCYFDRSIREGEWNRRNGFSAMEMAGRTLFILGFGRIGREVARLAKSFRMRVTAYDPYLPDEVFTQLGVERMGDISTGLKTADAVTVHLPLSDEKPLIGRQQLATMKPGALLINTARGGIVDEEALAEALQSGHLGGAGLDVLKQEPANLGSTLLAQTERLILTPHSAGLTAEAAMRMSVSAASNILDFFNGQLESGLVVNQQALKLHGHK encoded by the coding sequence ATGCCGCATGTACTGGTGGCCGGAAAAATCCACGATGCCGGTTTGGCCATCTTACGCAACGCACCTGGCTTTACGGTACAGCTGGTGGCGGAAGTGAGCGTGGAAAGTTACGCGCCTTATCTTGCCGAGGCCGATGCATTGTTGATTCGCACCCAACCCTTGAGCGCGAAAGAAATCCAGACGGCTCGGCGACTCAGGATCGTCTCGCGCCATGGCGTGGGTTATGACTCGGTGGACGTGGCGGCTTTGACCGAACGACAGATCCCACTGACCATTATCGGCGATGTCAATTCACTGTCGGTAGCTGAACATACCTTCTCCTTGCTGTTGGCTTTGGCTAAACGTCTCTGTTACTTCGACCGCAGTATTCGTGAAGGTGAATGGAACAGACGCAACGGGTTTTCCGCGATGGAAATGGCCGGAAGGACGCTTTTCATCCTGGGTTTCGGCCGTATTGGCAGGGAGGTGGCCCGGTTGGCTAAAAGTTTCCGCATGCGCGTTACGGCCTACGATCCCTATCTTCCAGACGAGGTGTTTACCCAGCTCGGCGTTGAAAGAATGGGTGACATCAGCACAGGGCTGAAGACCGCCGATGCGGTCACTGTTCACCTTCCACTCAGTGACGAGAAACCGCTGATTGGCCGACAGCAGTTGGCGACGATGAAACCGGGCGCACTGTTGATCAACACCGCACGAGGGGGAATTGTCGATGAAGAGGCGCTCGCGGAAGCCTTGCAAAGCGGACATCTCGGCGGCGCCGGTTTAGACGTGCTGAAACAGGAGCCGGCAAACCTGGGCTCGACACTGTTAGCGCAAACTGAACGGCTGATCCTCACGCCACACTCTGCCGGGCTCACTGCAGAGGCGGCGATGCGAATGTCAGTGTCGGCCGCTTCCAATATCCTCGATTTTTTCAATGGTCAGCTCGAGAGCGGACTGGTGGTTAATCAGCAGGCCCTGAAGCTTCATGGCCATAAATAA
- a CDS encoding 6-phospho-beta-glucosidase — protein sequence MKQQQLPKDFLWGGAVAAHQVEGGWDQGGKGPSIADVLSGGSHGVDRVMTDGVQEGYRYPNHQAVDFYGRYKQDVALFAEMGFKCFRTSIAWTRIFPNGDEHEPNEAGLQFYDDLFDELLKYNIQPVITLSHFEMPYHLVKEYGGWKNRKVVDFFVRFSEVVLRRYQHKVKYWMTFNEINNQSNYQYPLFGYCCSGVVYTQEENPEQTLYQVLHHQFVASALVVKLGHQINPEFQIGCMLACVPFYPYSCKPDDVMYSVEAMHSRYLYTDVQVRGYYPSYLLRDWERKGFQIEMQPQDEQTLREGCADYIGFSYYMSNALQADAVSSDNEMFSFPGNVPNPHVKASDWGWQIDPVGLRYSLNVLYERYQKPLFIVENGFGAFDKVEADGQINDDYRIDYLRAHIEQMKKAVIEDGVDLIGYTPWGCIDCVSFTTGEYGKRYGFIYVDKHDDGTGTLERSRKKSFDWYRTVIASNGEQL from the coding sequence ATGAAACAACAACAGTTACCGAAAGATTTTCTGTGGGGCGGCGCCGTGGCGGCGCACCAGGTTGAGGGCGGTTGGGATCAGGGCGGCAAAGGTCCAAGCATCGCCGACGTTCTGTCGGGCGGTTCTCACGGTGTGGATCGCGTTATGACCGACGGCGTGCAGGAAGGCTATCGTTACCCTAATCACCAAGCGGTGGACTTTTACGGCCGTTACAAGCAGGACGTGGCGTTATTCGCCGAAATGGGCTTTAAATGCTTCCGCACCTCTATCGCCTGGACGCGTATCTTCCCGAATGGCGATGAACATGAGCCAAACGAAGCCGGTCTGCAGTTTTACGACGATTTGTTTGATGAACTGCTGAAATACAATATCCAGCCGGTGATCACCCTGTCCCACTTTGAAATGCCTTATCACCTGGTGAAGGAATATGGCGGCTGGAAGAACCGGAAGGTGGTCGATTTCTTCGTACGCTTCAGCGAAGTGGTGCTGCGCCGTTATCAGCACAAAGTGAAATACTGGATGACCTTTAATGAGATCAACAACCAGAGCAACTACCAGTATCCGCTGTTTGGCTACTGCTGCTCCGGCGTGGTGTATACCCAGGAAGAGAACCCGGAGCAGACGCTTTATCAGGTCTTGCACCATCAGTTTGTTGCCAGCGCCCTGGTAGTGAAACTCGGTCACCAGATTAACCCGGAATTCCAAATTGGCTGCATGCTGGCCTGCGTCCCCTTCTACCCGTACTCCTGCAAACCGGACGACGTCATGTACAGCGTCGAAGCCATGCACTCGCGCTACCTGTACACCGACGTACAAGTGCGCGGCTACTATCCGTCGTACCTGCTGCGTGACTGGGAGCGCAAAGGCTTCCAGATTGAGATGCAACCGCAGGACGAACAAACCCTGCGCGAAGGTTGCGCGGACTACATCGGTTTCAGCTACTACATGAGCAACGCCCTGCAGGCCGATGCGGTGAGCAGCGACAACGAAATGTTCAGTTTCCCCGGTAACGTCCCGAACCCGCATGTCAAAGCCTCGGACTGGGGCTGGCAAATTGACCCGGTCGGGCTGCGTTACTCGCTGAACGTTTTGTACGAGCGTTACCAGAAACCGCTGTTTATCGTTGAGAACGGCTTCGGTGCATTCGACAAGGTAGAGGCTGACGGCCAGATCAACGATGACTATCGTATCGACTATCTGCGCGCGCACATTGAACAGATGAAAAAAGCGGTCATCGAAGACGGCGTGGACCTGATTGGTTACACCCCGTGGGGCTGCATTGACTGCGTGTCCTTCACCACCGGTGAATACGGCAAGCGTTACGGCTTTATCTACGTCGACAAACACGATGATGGCACCGGCACCCTCGAGCGTTCGCGCAAAAAGAGTTTCGACTGGTACCGCACCGTGATCGCCAGCAACGGCGAACAGCTTTAA
- a CDS encoding Gfo/Idh/MocA family protein: MAMQKIGIGLIGTGFMGKSHARAWRAAATLSGDIQPVLISVADIDAAAAESAAQQFGFMRWTQRWQDLIDDPDIDVISITSPNRFHAEQALAAIAAGKHVHCEKPLAPDSETAERMRLAAEKAGVFTQVGFNYIKNPLLKLARQMIANGDLGEITGFRGIHAEDFMADPAIPWSWRLDPAGGAGAVADLGSHILGMARFLLGPVSEVFADLDTVIKARPESAGSRVLKPVEVDDIARLTLIFARGCRGHIEANWVATGHKMQLGFEVTGTQGALSFNQERFNEIQYFRYDGPSGLNGFKTLVAGPEHAPYGLFCPAPGHQLGFNDLKTIEMLEFIQSIQQGDSQGPDFKEAVEIQRLVDAAVRSSAERNWIAL, translated from the coding sequence ATGGCGATGCAAAAAATCGGTATTGGACTTATTGGCACCGGCTTTATGGGGAAATCGCACGCCAGAGCCTGGCGTGCCGCTGCCACGCTTTCCGGTGATATTCAGCCGGTATTAATCAGCGTGGCGGATATTGACGCCGCTGCGGCTGAAAGCGCCGCGCAGCAGTTTGGTTTTATGCGCTGGACCCAACGCTGGCAAGATCTGATCGACGATCCGGATATTGATGTTATTTCGATAACCTCACCAAACAGGTTTCACGCCGAACAGGCCCTTGCCGCCATCGCGGCGGGGAAACATGTGCACTGTGAAAAGCCCTTGGCACCGGACAGCGAGACCGCTGAGCGAATGCGCCTTGCGGCAGAGAAAGCCGGTGTCTTCACCCAGGTGGGGTTCAATTACATTAAAAACCCGTTGCTGAAGTTGGCTCGCCAGATGATAGCCAACGGCGATTTAGGCGAGATTACCGGCTTTAGGGGGATCCACGCGGAGGATTTCATGGCGGATCCTGCAATCCCCTGGTCGTGGCGGTTAGATCCGGCCGGAGGGGCCGGCGCGGTGGCGGATTTGGGCAGCCATATTTTGGGTATGGCCAGATTTTTGCTCGGCCCGGTAAGCGAAGTGTTCGCCGATCTCGATACGGTGATTAAAGCTCGGCCGGAAAGCGCAGGTTCGAGGGTGCTGAAACCGGTAGAGGTTGACGACATTGCGCGTCTGACCCTGATATTTGCTCGTGGCTGCCGCGGTCATATAGAAGCCAACTGGGTCGCCACGGGCCATAAAATGCAGCTGGGGTTTGAAGTCACCGGTACCCAGGGGGCCCTGAGCTTCAATCAGGAACGTTTTAACGAAATCCAGTATTTCCGTTATGACGGCCCTAGCGGCCTGAACGGCTTTAAAACGCTGGTTGCCGGGCCGGAGCACGCGCCTTACGGGCTTTTTTGTCCGGCTCCGGGGCACCAACTGGGGTTCAACGATCTAAAAACCATTGAAATGCTTGAGTTCATTCAGTCAATTCAGCAGGGAGACTCACAAGGGCCAGATTTTAAAGAGGCGGTTGAAATACAGCGTCTGGTGGACGCTGCGGTACGCTCATCCGCGGAACGAAACTGGATCGCACTCTGA
- a CDS encoding HpcH/HpaI aldolase family protein produces MKRNNVKKRWDEGQTVLNGWLSVASSFTAEIMAEQGYDALTIDLQHGFVGYEQATHMLQAMRASGIAPLVRVPWLEPGMIMKALDAGAWGIICPMVNTAKQARTLVSCVRYPPTGSRSFGPTRAVISAGADYGQFADEQVVCLAMIETAEAVENIESIVATPGLDGVYIGPADLTLGLTGRKYRTGFDRDEPEIIEAIKHILATAHRAGKKAGLHNGTAAYAAQAAEWGFDLVTVSNDVQLLRSAASASVAQFRQLNGEVKDAEHAVRGGY; encoded by the coding sequence ATGAAACGCAATAACGTCAAAAAGCGTTGGGATGAGGGGCAAACGGTGTTGAACGGCTGGCTGAGCGTTGCCAGTTCCTTTACCGCCGAGATTATGGCTGAGCAGGGGTACGATGCGCTCACGATAGACCTCCAGCATGGGTTTGTCGGTTACGAGCAGGCAACCCATATGCTGCAGGCGATGCGCGCCAGCGGTATAGCCCCGCTGGTCAGGGTGCCCTGGCTCGAACCGGGTATGATCATGAAGGCGCTGGATGCCGGGGCCTGGGGCATTATTTGCCCGATGGTAAACACTGCCAAACAGGCCCGTACCCTGGTTTCCTGCGTGCGTTATCCCCCCACTGGCAGCCGGAGTTTCGGCCCCACCCGTGCGGTGATTTCTGCCGGAGCGGACTATGGTCAATTTGCCGATGAGCAGGTGGTCTGTCTGGCTATGATCGAGACGGCCGAGGCCGTTGAAAATATCGAATCCATTGTGGCTACGCCAGGTCTGGACGGCGTTTACATCGGCCCGGCGGATCTGACGCTTGGCTTGACCGGTCGAAAATACCGTACCGGGTTTGATCGAGACGAGCCCGAAATCATCGAAGCCATAAAGCATATCCTGGCCACGGCGCATCGTGCAGGCAAGAAGGCAGGGTTGCATAACGGCACTGCCGCCTATGCCGCGCAAGCCGCTGAATGGGGCTTTGACCTGGTGACGGTATCCAACGACGTACAACTGCTGCGGTCCGCGGCTTCAGCCAGCGTGGCGCAGTTTCGTCAGTTGAATGGCGAAGTCAAAGACGCAGAGCACGCCGTTCGGGGAGGATACTGA
- a CDS encoding MurR/RpiR family transcriptional regulator, whose protein sequence is MVKKTDPTLATLKPLPHDNYEQVVNEITRRYPQLSERYQQAARYITQNPNTVALESINAVAAKCGLHPSVLVRFAQAFGYSGFKQMQSVFQTRLATAAPGYNERITALENDLRKNDEKGSLGFLQSLVIRDIATLQELLNNITEQDLDETAHLLKEAETVYIAGQLRSEPVASLMRYLLTMLNRRVILLDAAGGLAPQMANNMRENDVLIAIAFRHYAKEVIAIADDAGARGIPIVAITDSQLSPLAKSAKVLFTIPEEEYSFSRSLAAPVCLAQSIAMALAAALQPEKAQPCIETITEREKRSEGNRKRHRS, encoded by the coding sequence ATGGTGAAAAAAACAGACCCAACTCTGGCCACACTTAAACCGCTACCTCATGACAATTACGAGCAGGTCGTCAACGAAATCACCCGACGCTATCCGCAGTTGTCGGAGCGCTATCAGCAGGCGGCACGCTACATAACCCAGAACCCCAATACGGTTGCTCTGGAGTCGATTAACGCCGTGGCGGCCAAATGCGGATTACATCCATCGGTGTTGGTGCGTTTTGCCCAGGCTTTTGGTTATAGCGGTTTTAAACAGATGCAGAGCGTTTTCCAGACGCGGTTGGCTACGGCAGCGCCCGGTTACAACGAGCGGATCACCGCACTGGAAAATGATCTGCGAAAAAATGATGAAAAAGGCAGCTTGGGTTTCCTGCAAAGTCTGGTCATTCGTGATATCGCAACGCTGCAGGAGTTATTGAATAACATCACCGAACAGGATCTCGATGAGACCGCCCATCTGCTGAAGGAAGCTGAAACTGTCTATATTGCCGGCCAGCTGCGCTCGGAACCTGTCGCGTCGTTGATGCGGTATCTTTTAACCATGCTCAATCGTCGCGTGATACTGCTGGATGCTGCCGGAGGACTGGCACCGCAAATGGCCAACAATATGCGGGAAAATGATGTGCTTATTGCCATAGCATTTCGCCATTACGCGAAAGAAGTGATCGCCATTGCGGATGATGCCGGTGCGCGTGGCATCCCTATTGTGGCCATTACTGACAGTCAGCTTTCACCACTGGCGAAAAGTGCAAAAGTGCTGTTTACCATACCGGAAGAAGAATACAGTTTTTCGCGATCTCTGGCGGCGCCGGTGTGTCTGGCGCAGAGCATTGCGATGGCATTGGCTGCGGCATTACAGCCGGAAAAAGCCCAGCCCTGCATTGAAACCATTACCGAGCGTGAAAAACGCAGTGAGGGGAACCGCAAGCGTCATCGCAGTTGA
- a CDS encoding substrate-binding domain-containing protein: MKKIILLCLSLLSLSPSVFAVQVGVSIAQMDDVFLSRLRGYIIERAKTHPDLKLQFEDAQGAVDKQLSQVQSFINGKVDVIIVNPVDTQGTKNITEAARKAKIPLIYLNRMPSDSTMGNGISYIGSDEIEAGRLQMQYLAELVKDRKSVNVAIMKGLLSNDATRFRTQGAKEIIAKNPNMHVILEDTAKWMREDGMNLMNNWILSGDKIDILSSNADEMAIGAAMAIKSNGKSVGKDILIGGTDGGPNGLQAIKKGMLTVTVFQDAKSQAYGAVDMAEQAAKGEAIKDVNFIPFQLVTPQNYEKFMTP; the protein is encoded by the coding sequence ATGAAGAAAATTATCTTACTCTGTCTTTCATTGCTCTCGCTCAGCCCTTCGGTATTTGCTGTGCAGGTTGGCGTCAGCATTGCCCAAATGGATGATGTTTTTCTCTCGAGGTTACGTGGCTACATTATCGAAAGAGCAAAAACACACCCGGATCTAAAATTACAGTTTGAAGATGCCCAGGGGGCGGTAGATAAGCAACTGAGTCAGGTGCAGAGTTTCATCAATGGGAAAGTGGACGTGATTATTGTTAATCCGGTCGACACCCAGGGCACCAAAAATATCACCGAGGCCGCCAGAAAGGCCAAAATACCGCTGATTTATCTTAACCGTATGCCCTCGGACTCCACCATGGGCAATGGCATCAGTTATATCGGCAGCGACGAGATTGAAGCCGGCAGGTTACAGATGCAATACCTGGCTGAACTGGTCAAGGATCGTAAAAGCGTCAACGTCGCCATTATGAAAGGGCTATTGAGTAACGATGCCACTCGTTTTAGAACCCAAGGGGCGAAAGAGATTATTGCCAAGAATCCCAACATGCACGTCATTCTGGAAGACACGGCCAAGTGGATGCGTGAAGATGGCATGAATCTGATGAATAACTGGATATTGTCAGGCGACAAAATCGATATTCTTTCCTCTAATGCTGATGAAATGGCGATTGGCGCAGCTATGGCGATTAAAAGTAATGGCAAGAGCGTCGGTAAAGATATTCTGATTGGTGGAACCGATGGCGGACCAAATGGCCTGCAGGCGATAAAAAAGGGCATGCTGACGGTCACAGTGTTCCAGGATGCCAAATCGCAGGCCTACGGCGCGGTCGATATGGCGGAGCAAGCGGCAAAGGGGGAAGCTATCAAGGACGTGAACTTTATTCCTTTCCAACTGGTTACTCCCCAGAACTATGAGAAGTTTATGACCCCCTAG